The sequence TAGCTTCGATGACGTTTTGAAGAACTTCCGCAATGCCAGACAATTTTTGGGTGAAATTCTCTCCTCCTGCGAACTAGTAGATGCTGGATCACTGGATTGCAGCGTTTCTCACTTCAAACTCAAGTAAGCTTAAACACTTCCAAATTTCCTTACTGCCCAACTTGACAATCTCCAACCTCCTCTTTCTAGCTCACCAATTGAAGGTTATCCGTTTTACATGTTAATTGAGACGTCGGGCAGCAATGCCGAACATGATATGGAAAAGTTTAATCGTTTCTTGGAAAATGGTATAGAAAAAGGACAAATTCTTGATGGCACCATTACCGGCGAAGTGAGTAAAATGAGGGAGATTTGGAAATTGCGTGAACTGGTATCCGTCGCGCTGGCCGAGGATGGGTTTTGCTTTAAGTATGATATATCATTGCCGTTGCGTGAGTTCTACCACATTGTTGAAGTGATGAAGGAACGTGTCGGTCATTTGGCTAACCGCGTTTGTGGTTATGGGCATTTGGGTGagtgcagttttttttttgtaacaattcGAAGGTGAAATCGTTATTAACTAAATTTTTCTTTGTAAATACTTTTGCAGGCGATTCCAATTTGCACTTGAACATCACATGTCCGGAGTTCACACCAGAGATCTACAAATGCGTTGAACCCTTCGTCTATGAATTTACGTCGCAGTTAAAGGGTAGCATTAGCGCTGAACATGGCATTGGTTTTTTGAAACGAAATTACTTAAAATATAGTAAAAGTCCTGCGGCGATTGAGAAAATGCGTGAAATGAAACAACTTTTGGATCCCAATGGCATCTTGAATCCTTATAAGGTTCTGAACTGAAAGGTTATACTACCTTAAGGAAATAGCTGCTGGACGGTTGTAGTATAAAGTTCTAATTGAAATTATGTGAATGGGATGTGAACAACATGTCTGAGTAAAATAATCTGTGCCATGTAGAAAAGTACTTCCAGAAGTGCCCAATCTGATTAAGGAAATGCTAATAAATAAAACCTTGAAAGCCCAACAACCACGCACGGTGAGCACACAGCTCGGATGACGGTGGGTTTACTACGTAATAAATTCCGCTGCTTTTTGGGTTAGATAGAGGTCAGAGGGCTTAAATAGGATCGCCCAAAAAGTTTAAGTTCACAGGGCGTGTAAGGAACCACACTTCCAATCGTAATCGCTTTTGTCCACTATTAATGCTGTCAGTGAGAGTCGGGTGACGGCTTTAACAAACAGCTTGTTTTTACATATGAGCTTAAGTAGGAGCGAAAGTTCCACCTTTCCTATCTCTGTAAGACTATTCAAAAACCGTGTGTCCAAAAATCTGAGCAGTTTTTCCTACAATCCTGGAGATCGGCAAAGAAAGTGTTAAATCAACTCTTGCTATTTCACATCATGACAatatagaaaagttatttatcgaTTCCATCTTTCATACTGTTTTTTGTCCTAATAATGTTTTCCTCGAATTTCCTCAGAAGATAGTGGTGGTTGTACGAAGCTTTCCAGCGCGCCAGAAAATGGCGAAAAGGAGTTGTTTGTCTGCTATGTCTTAATTGGAGTTTTCTGTAAAGTTTATAATGCTTTGCCAAATGATCCCGAGCAACATGAACAGCTCCGTAAGGATTCGGGAGGACCTCTCCGAAGGCTCCAAACAGGGCGTATACCTGCCCTGCAATTTTTGAAGTGATGTTGGGGAAGATAAATGTAAGCGGACATCGACACCGCGATGGTACAATTATTATATATGGCTGGAAATTATAGACCGGTTCGTAAGAGGTTGGGATAGCCcttgaagtgttcgagagaaaagtttttcggaaAATTTACAGCCCTTCCCGTGACGCCAAAGTAGTGTATAGAAGGCTTTACGCTGATATCAACAAATAAAAGCCCAAAGGTTTCCCGAGCGGATATCGATTCAATCTCCAgggcctcctcaggtggtggatagaggagcTCTTTCTATAAGAGGGAAGGTACCGAGGAGATAATGTACTCAGGGCGAACGAGCATGCTCACTGGACAAATGAGACAGTATTTCTCAAAGAGCAACAAAAAACGCTGCCTAATATACCCCATCAAGGATCCTCAgtatcgagaccagtaagatcttACTGACGGTTCCTCCCAtaaatgcagaaaacaaaaattcagaaacacattttttcacaaAACATTAGTCAggacccttttttcagaaagccaaaattcagaagtcaaaattcagaaacaaaattTCAGAAACCAAAATTCAGAACTCAAAATCCAGAagacaaatttcagaagtcaaaattcagaagtcagcccccataaattcagagaacaaaaactcagaaacaaattttttcagaaaacattagtcagaaccctttatTCAGAAacacaaaattcagaggtcaaaactcagaagccaaatctc is a genomic window of Eurosta solidaginis isolate ZX-2024a chromosome 4, ASM4086904v1, whole genome shotgun sequence containing:
- the D2hgdh gene encoding D-2-hydroxyglutarate dehydrogenase, mitochondrial isoform X2 codes for the protein MLQEDLQGYNVDFLRAVRGNSQLVLKPNSSEQVSAILKYCNERKLAICPQGGNTGLVGGSVPVCDEIVLSLTHLDKILHIDEITGIASCEAGCILENLDLKARESGLVVPLDLGAKSSCHIGGNVSTNAGGLRVLRYGNLHGSVLGVEAILANGEILDLMSDFKKDNTGYHLKHLFIGSEGTLGVVTKVSILCAPQPQAQHVAFLGVPSFDDVLKNFRNARQFLGEILSSCELVDAGSLDCSVSHFKLNSPIEGYPFYMLIETSGSNAEHDMEKFNRFLENGIEKGQILDGTITGEVSKMREIWKLRELVSVALAEDGFCFKYDISLPLREFYHIVEVMKERVGHLANRVCGYGHLGDSNLHLNITCPEFTPEIYKCVEPFVYEFTSQLKGSISAEHGIGFLKRNYLKYSKSPAAIEKMREMKQLLDPNGILNPYKVLN